From Calliphora vicina chromosome 3, idCalVici1.1, whole genome shotgun sequence:
ccttatcgtggttggcgtaaacgtcttacgcctacgactgtttcgtactagattaaagataaaatgcaaactgtttctttaatctggtacgaaactgtcgtaggcgtatgacgtttacgccaaccacgataagggtgaatgtattgataacaaaacaaatttttaaattaaaaattggaataatatgcatataaatatacattttgaagtaaaatgtaacaaaatatgcattattaataaaatatgcaaacatagcactaacaaatcgatggcattttacagcaaaatgtttGATTCAAATGGATAattaattagtctacattgtacgAGTTCAagggccttttcggaaatgcatcactgcgctgcattTGATGCGCATTAGTTTGCTGATGTGATTAGTTTGCGATGCTGATGCGCAGACAATGCATCAGCCATTTTGGTGATGCTTGTTTAATGGGTTTTTGCGCATCATCTGTTTCACTGTTGCTTTTTAGAACTCAAGACATTTGCAGTGTTGgcaacttttgcattttagaacgtactgcgcatcagatgcagcgcagtgatgcatttcctAAAAGGCCCCAAATCTTCCATTTCAGTCTATAAtgtcattgctctgtagcgcccTCCGTTGACCGAAATGGCTTAATGGATTACTTTGGCACACTTTCGGTCACAGCATCCACATTCTCGTCGGTAAGCACCGTACGACGACGTGGACCTCATGGTGTTATCCACTACCAAGCCAATCAATCACACGAACTTTTGCTGCTTCATTTCGGTCAACCTTAATTTCTTTTCAACAAACGCACAGTTTGCTTCACACCACATCACTCAATTTGGGAATAAGTTTGCAATATTTCCCAAAGTAATTTTAGCGTAAAGCGACTGATTTTTGTCCGAAGAGGTATCAAACTGACTGATAGTCAATATTTCGTATAGAAAAATCGATCAGTGTAaatataactatttatttaaaaagatcCTAGTAATTGaaccaaacaattttcaaaaccgACAAACGAAAATTGTGTGCCACACTTTTTCATACCCCAAATGTTATACTTTGCcctaaatgataaaattttgtgGGATTTTACCATATATTTGCAGTAAATGAagaaaaacatataattttcacttttttcatttaaattgctTTTTAATGCTTCTGTGtcaattaaaatatatacaaaacatgTTTaggattattatttaataaaataatacagaTAAATAGATGTACACATaacttaatatatatatatagtatatatatatatatatgcatatacatacatacatatgtagatatgtATATAGTCAACgaaacatacatacttacatatggatgtatttttacaatattagtTAATAGTTTAGTTCATagaaatgattttgtttttttttattatttatttatgtatgtatatgtatatatgcatgtatgtagATAATACTTAAAtgctaatttacaaaaaaaaaaaaatgaataattttgtcattttgaagacaagtttttatattaaatatgtgtgtatatagtatgtatgtaggtataatATTATTTATCGAAACCAATAATACAAAACTGTAAAAGTAGAGGATGAATAAAATAGGTCGTATTATATTTGTGCAATTCAGAACCGCTGTTGTGTATCGATGTAGTATTATTGTATGATTTTactttaaaacatactttttgcCTTGCAACGATACAAAAATACAACGTGAATTGgacaatttttatgtatttaagaaaataaaaacaaaaacgtatATAGTATGTATAAATGTTTAGTGAGTTAGAGAATTAGGGATTTGGGGAGGGAAGATTTTTGGTCTTCATGAGTTAGAGGAGACAATgagataaaaatatttgatgtataGATTTCATAATGAATATCTTAAACTTCAGTCGATCTATTTTCCTCTGAACGGGAAAGTTTTCTCTCACGCCCAGGTGGTATACGACCAGTTGCTGGTGTCTGagattgttgatgttgttgctgtgtTTGCTGAATctgatgttgctgctgttgttgaacAATATGCGGATgtggttgttgctgttgctggaCATAAGCAATTTGATTATAACCCTGAACACCCGGTGCGATATATAAGCCTCCAGCAGGTGCAGCAGCAGTAGGTCCCAATCTCATTTTGGCGGCAGCAGCATTTGCTGCAGCAGCTATAACAGCagcgttctcacgtgatgcatTACTGGTTGTAGTCGATTGAAAAGATATTGACATGCCACTATCTAGGGAGCCAACACTGCCACGTCTCTGCGGTTTATCGCCACCGACTGTAATGAAATGagcaaattattgaaatatgtataaagTGAAGCCATTTCGGCTGTAAAATGGTTAAACATGTTCTTGCGTATGTTATTGATGAACGAATCAATACTTACACTGTTCATGTATGTCCAACAAGCTGTTGCTGAGGGCACTTCGTTTTAATTGTTGCGTGTTCTCTGCTGAATTCTGTGCAGGCTCATTTGTTTGTGGTGTTTGGTATGGGCATGGACATACCTCAACATCTGCCACACCACTATCTCGGTTTTCCGAATTACCTGTGGCACGAGTTCGTGCTGACTTTTGGCGTTCAAGTTCGGCTTCTATTCGCAAAGATTCCATCTCGTCCATTTCACAAATGGATTCTTTAAGATCTTCAGCAAACTTGCAGCGATCATGCTCGTTGCGAGCATTGAAAGTAACAAGAATCTTGCCATCAACCTTTTGCGACAGTTGAATGCAAAAGGGATAGTTGGGCACATCCAAGAGCGTAACAACCATTCCGCATAGCGGAAAACTGTTGCGAAATGTATACGTTACCGATGATTTTTTCTTGCTgaatatttttgtaatgactAGCAGAtcgttaaaaagaaaaacctcACGTTGGTGTACGCCAGGCCGTTCTTTTTTGTTAATATCGGGAATTTCATATAGGCGACAATAACACACTAGACGACGATGCGGCAGTGCTAGGTTAGGTTTCTTTCCTACAATTGTTGCTTGAACCTTCATCACTTGAGTTACATGGTCACTGCCAGGTTTAAACTCGTTTGCCTTGACTCGCTCATATATTCCACCCAACATGTCCTTATCGATATCGTGACAATCGTCGATACCACGCAGATTTTTTATAAAGTCCTCCACACGCATACGTCTTTCTGGTTTTAAGTTGGGTGTATGCAAGTCGGTGTTAAGCATAATAATAGCAAATGCTAGAACAAAGAtctaaaagaagaaaaaaaaaaacagtttttatttgGGTTAGGGAATATATTAATGTTAATGTATCACTAACCGTATCTGATGACCTAAGTCGGCCCACAATATCTTGATTGCATTGACAGAATCGTTGTGAGAAAATCTCCATAAGCCTTTCAATTTTCTGAGCTTCGCCAGGCATGCGGAAATAGGCTTGAAATTTTCGCAGAGCAACATCAACTTGCATGCCAGACAAGTCTAGTTCCATTGCAAAGCAATTAAGTACGGCCAtgttaaattgattttgtaaatttCCCAAATATTCGCCAATCATTTGACGGGATAATCCTTTGCGTGTGATGAGAAAACGGGCGACGCCCTGTGGCGTGTTTTCTAGAAAACCTCGACGTATTAAGTAGGTTATACCCTTTTCAGGTTTCTTATTAAACAGATTCAAACCAACACGATACTGGCGCTTGCGAATGGTTTCCGAAACCTTGTAGTTGGGCGGAGTTTGGGTAGTGGCTGCTATTATTTGCTGATGTTCGTGTTGCTCGTGATGTTCATACTGGGCAGCACTAGTGTGTGATGAAATAGCATGATCTTCTGAAGGTACCACGCCACTTACCAACGCTGCTATTGCTGCGGAATTTTGTGCGTGTGCAAATGCCGGATCAGATGTGTGAACAAACTGTTGAGAACTATTCAGATTAGTGCCACGCTTCCAAGTATTTGGAGAGTTCGAGCGATCCGAACCCAAATCGCTGATGGCATTACGTTCCACGGAGGTAGCGCTCGAGTCACTGCCTGAACTCTGCACCGAAGTAAGACTGCCATTTTCGGCCGACTTACAAAGACCATTTGAACGAATTAGCGAGGGAGGCGGGGGAGTTTGTCGCATCACCATCATTTGCTGATGCATTtggtgttgctgctgctgtgcGGCTAAATGTTGTGCATGTTGTTGAGCCGTTATTGAAGATGTTCTCTTTGGCACCTCTGGTGGAACTTTCTTGCGATCTTGCGACGAAGTAGACGAGCCACGTGGCCTCATATAAATTTGAGCTGCCGAATAATATGGTGTGTGAGGTGATGTCCCACTCGCATTTACCCAAGAAACATTAAGTGATGAATCCAAGTGCGAACTATTCGCTGAACTTGCAAAACTTCCGTCATGCTGAACGGATTGATAACTACCACAGTATGCTGCCATTTGCGCACCACTTAAACTATGAGCTGCGTAGTAATGAGGATCAGCAGTATGTAACAGGTTGACATGAGGATGGCTCGATCCAGTCACACCAGCAGACACCGAATTTGAGGCCGAAGTGTTGGAAGCtcctaaaataatgaaatttagctttaaaattctacgttctaacatacatatataaaagaaaatgcgTTATTACCTGATTGACTGCGTGGTATTGTGCCGCCGTCAACATGTCGTCGCTCACGCATCGACAACGATCGTGTTGGAGGTGTTCTTGAGCCTGATGCGAGCGATTGGTGGCCAACACCACCAGGAGGACCTGGCATTATAGTTACGCGTGGTTGCATTTGCTGTTGCTGGCCTCCTTGCACTGATTGATTTGGCTCTAATTGAGATTCTGCATTACTGCCATATGCGGAAGACATTGATGCATTAGCTGCCGCTGTTTCATCCACTCCTGTGCCACCAACAACCATGGTGCGCCGACTTAGTCGTTTCTCTGCTTTGGCCATTGCTGTTATTGAGGCAAATTTCTTTACCATCATGTAGTGACGAAATGCTCTTTGAATTGTTATTGCAGCGTTTCGAGCACGCACGCCGCCGTATTTACGTTCCAACAATTCAATTTGCTTCTCAAGCAAATCCTGTGAAAGTTCGTACCTAAGGATAACAATGACAATTCctcattaatttctttattatgaTCGcgattgtaaaatttaattattattgggATGTATTTAcgtatattttcaacatttttgtaattaattgaaaatgatCTCTCAAAATAGTTTTGCAAGTAACAATTGTTTGCGACTGGATCGCTTATCATTGTAAATTTTCTTTCTTTGGGCAAAGATAAGATAATAATTATCGTACGTCAGTCAGTTGTACAATTTgccaaaatacatacaaaagaaATACAAACATTCCAAGCTAGAGAACTTTGttgattttataacaaaaacttgtatgtatgtatctgcacatacatacgtatatCTACTGTATCTGTacgtataaattttttaaacgtaTGAGTAGCGCTCACAGTACTTGAACAAAATATAACCACCAAcagcaattttgtttatcataTACACGAGTATCTACATGATTTTTACTctcttaatttttcaattattttattttcttttaacaataaaaaattcgaaattaaaaaatattcttttcgTCGCAATTTGAATACTAATCTCAACATATATAGCATATCATTGTTCATAGTTTGAAAACAGTTACATTTCATTTGatggtaattttttaatatgataTTCAAAATATCGGTTCTAAGTATTTTCTTAAATGGAAAGaaacagctttaaaatcgttttctacaacgaaaatattttaaaatttgtacgtttGACATATAAacattgatttataataataaaatttttacagtcattcgttttgttttataaaatttttttaaaattcatttagaaaaagtgaaattgctcgtttataaatttcaatacattttattcgatatcgaataaagGAACCCCTAATATAAAAAGAACGCAGACGTTCGATTAAGTATTTGCTCGTATTACAAAGCGagattaaacaaaattactctctattCATACTAaaggtgatacaataacaaaaatacttGGCAAtatattctcatgaattaggtttttgacaacagacttaggtttttgtctCACAGTTACCTATTTAGTTGTCATCTTTGGTTCTAGGGGTTATTTTGAAATTCGTTTTGAAAATACAATCGTTTTATTCGGAATCGTAAATACTTTCTTTGGAATCGAATTCTACAATAAACGTACGACTTCTGGGGAAGTCGTAATTTGTATTTCTAATGGCAGAGTGATACACAATATTTAGGAATTGCATTCGAGGGTAGATTTACGGCCGGTTGTTTTCACCGAGATGTTCTTATAATCTAGTTTGTTAGTTATTCTCGACTCTAtgcataatgaaaatatttgtactAACTAACgggctgttaatttttttctgtgtaaatttACATAAGGGAGAGTTAGCAAGTTGCTGATTGCCATAATCTCACTGGAAATTGACAGCTCccaatatataaaacaatattgtATACGGCTAAGCACATTCAAATGTGTTGCTTTGTGTATGTTTCAATTACATTCATACGTACttatatttatgtgtatatatGAAGTTAATACAAATTAATCGAAACACTTGTATCTGCACAATTGTGttaataaaatgtactaaatatgATCAGCACTATGTACAATGAACATTTTCTAACAACGAGCTGCTAAATtatttgtgtataaattttcataagagAAAGATAGCATGAACTTGTTTATTATGAATAATTCTCCAGTTTATTCTGTTCTGCTAAATTTTCAGCcaaacgttaaaaaaatgatatttcgtttttatgttgaaaaacattaaaactcCCCACATATTAGTGTAATTATAAGTTTTTTACTACTATGTTTCTGTTTCTCTAAAACTAATCGGATTTTCGTAATTTTCGTTGCAAGTTTTCTGTCGCCTATTCTGGCTGATATAGTTGTCGCAGAGTTCATAATCATTGGCAGAATAAGAAACGAGTTGTTCGGAGCGAAGATTCAATTAATTGTCGCGGAGAAGTGTCGGACTTTTGAAAGCATGTTCGCTGTtatattgcaaaaataaaaataagaacgcataagttttgtatgtatgtttgtatggtCAATAGTTCAGACTCCAGTGTTTTTATAACAGCGGATCCAATTATTTCCAGATGTTctccatttttcattttttggactAACAGGAAATGtacgtgtcaaataaaataagaattgtataaaaacactgacctagttcaaagttatatgcatttgaatttaaaaaaatcgatttttcgctagttttttgagaaaaagtacttttttcttaagaaaaattttctaaatgttgAAGAATGAGAATGAACTTTGTTAATATTAtaacttgttttatatattgtaaattGAATCAATATAGTTtgttttaattgtaatatttatttagaaaattagaaaataaattttcactttttgacTGTCTTTCTAAATATACGTATCACATACTAACAGATTATGGGCCCCTCCGCGATATAAGAGTTATATAGAGATATATAGTGCGTGAATATAAAAGTGAGTTTAAGAAGAATCAAGATTCAAGACTcaagatttaagatatttcaaaatTCCAGATGTCAACCAACAATCAAATTGAGAAGCTTCGTGGAAGCGAGAATTATGAAGATTGGAAATTTATGGTTGAGGCATATTTCCAAATGAAAGGTCTTTGGAATGTTGTCCTTGGTACTGAAACAATGGAGGATAAAAAGATTCAAGCAAAATCTGAATTAATACTATTGATGGATAAGACGATTTATCCCCACATTCGTGATTGCAGTAATGCACAAGAGATGTGGAGttcactaaaaactatttttgaagaTAGCGGACTGGTAAGAAGAGTGggattaattcaaaaattttgttctacaaaaTTGTGCAAACATTGAAGAATACGTTAACGAAATTATAACGACAGCCCACAAACTAAGAGCAGCTGGCCTCAATGTCGACGAAGAATGGGTAGGTTCAATGTTGTTAGCTGGATTACCAGAAGAATATAATCCAATGATAATGGGAATTCAAAGCTCAGGTATTAAAATAACTGGTGATgctatcaaattaaaattattacaagATGTCAAAAAGGAATCAACAGACGTTGCTTTAGCTGGCCAAAAGaaggtatttaaaaataaaggacCTAAATACTTTAATTGTAACCAATATGGACACATTGCTGCAAAATGTCCTCATAAAGGtatgaaatcaaaatttatgaaaaatgtaaatgCGATGTTGGGTTGTTTTTCTGCTCGAGATTTAAACAAAAGTGAATGGTATTTCGATTCTGGAGCAACAGCACACATGTGctcaaattcgaaattttttgctGATAATTTTCAAGAAGAAAATGCTGAAGTTACCATTGCCAATAATGAAACAATGCAAGTAAGGGGTAAAGGTCAAGTTAATATGACTACTCAGATTGGAAAGAATAAAGAGGAAAATGTTAGATTCCGTGAAGTTCTCTATATACCAAACTTGTATGTCAATCTATTGTCCGTTTCAAAAATAGTTGACAATGGTTATGAAGTCGTATTTAACAAAAAAGGTTGTAAAGTTATAGACAACACTGGCAGCATTATAGCAACGGGAGATATGGTTAACggtatgtttaaattaaatatagcaAGCAACAAAGTACTTATTTCTGAAGTAAAAACTCAAGAATACAATCTGTGGCATAAACGACTTGGTCATGTAAATGATGAAACTTTAAAGGATATGAATTCTGGTGCAGTTGTTGGTGTCAAATGCgagataaacaaacaaaatcgtaTTACTTGCTTAAAAGGTAAATTTTCAAGATATCCATTTAAGAATTCCGGAACTAGGTCAACTGAAATTCTAAGCTTAATACATTCAGATCTTTGTGGACCTATGGAAGAGAAGTCAATAAATGGTTCAAGGTACATGTTAACATTTATTGATGACTTTAGTAGAAAAGTTTTTgcctattttattaaaacaaaagatgaAGTTTGTTCCAAATTTTCCgagtttaaacaatttgtggAAAATCAAACTGGAAAAAGGATAAAGGCTTTTAGAAGTGATAATGGAACTGAATACTGTAATAccaaaatgaagaaaatttttctAGAGTGTGGTATTGAGCATCAAACGACAGTCCCATATACGCCCCAACAAAATGGTATGTCAGAGAGAATGAACAGAACAATTATAGAGAAAACTAGATGTCTACTAATTGATGACAGTTTAACAAAACAGTTCTGGGCTGAAGCTGCAAATACTGCAGTGTATTTAATAAATCGTACTCCTTGCAAATCATTGAATGATGTCAGTCCTGAAGAGGTATGGTCTGGAagaaaaccaaatttaaaaCATCTAAAAGTGTTTGGATGTAAAGCTGTGATACATATTCCGAAAGAGAAAAGAAAAAAGCTTGATGCTAAGGCAAAAGAAAGCATTTTTGTTGGATATTGTACTCATTCAAGAACTTATCGTTTTTATGATGTAAATCGGAACAAAGTCGAATTAAGTAGAGatgctaaattttttgaagacaaGTTCTATTCTGAAAAGCCTAGTgatgattcaaaattttatatatttcctgGATGTGATTCAGTGGGGGATGTAGATGTTCAAATGGAGCCTATAGAATTAAGTTCTGATGAAACAATtacaaattctgaagatatgTCAATCATTGTAGAAGAGAGTAACTCAGAAgaagaacaatatttttcagaaactgATGACACATCATTGAGAGGATTAGAAGATCAAAGTATTGATTGGGCATCTGGACCATCGATGAGAAGAATCACATCTCCAGAAAATACAAGGAAGTCATCGAGAGTTCCAAAACAAGTACAAAGGTTTGGTTTTAATGTGATTCAAGTTGATGAAGAACCCAAAACAATGAAACAGGCACTAGAAAGTcctaataaacaaaaatggcAACAGGCAATGAATGAAGAACTAAATGCATTAATAGAAAATGGAACGTGGGAGATTGTAAAATTACCAAAAGGCAAAAACCTATTGATAGCAAATGGTGTTATAAAATCAAAAGGAATTCAGAAGGTGAGATTGAACGTTATAAAGCTAGATTAGTCATTAAAGGTTATTCTCAACGTTATGGAATCGACTACGAGGAAACTTTTTTACCTGTGGTTAGATATTCTTCAATCAGATTACTTTTAAGTCTGGCTGTTCAACATGATTTGGATATCGATCAAATGGACGTAGTAACAgcatttttacaaaatgaattagatgaggaaatttatatgaatattcCAGAaggtttaaatgaaaacaaagatTTGGTATGTAAACTTCAAAAGTCATTATATGGTCTCAAACAAGCAAGTAGAGTATGGAACAAAAAGTTAGaccaaactttaaaaaatataggacTATTCCAATCCAATACAGAACCTTGtatatattataaagtaaataataatgaaataacatACGTCGCAATTTATGTTGATGATATTTTAATCTTTACAAATAATCCTGAAAGTAAGTCTAATATAAAGAAAAgccttacaaatatttttaaaatgaaagatATCGGAGAAGCAAATTATATTTTGGGGATGAAAATTACAAGAGATCGATTGAACAGAAAATTATGGCTTGACCAAGAACAATATATATctaaggttttaaaaaaatttaatatggaTGATTGTAAACCTATCTCAACTCCCTTAGACATAAATAAAACGGTTACCAAAGAGATGAGCCCACAAACTGAAGAAGAAGTTGAAGAAATGAAAAAGATTCTAAGCTTAATACATTCAGATCTTTGTGGACCTATGGAAGAGAAGTCAATAAATGGTTCAAGGTACATGTTAACATTTATTGATGACTTTAGTAGAAAAGTTTTTgcctattttattaaaacaaaagatgaAGTTTGTTCCAAATTTTCCgagtttaaacaatttgtggAAAATCAAACTGGAAAAAGGATAAAGGCTTTTAGAAGTGATAATGGAACTGAATACTGTAATAccaaaatgaagaaaatttttctAGAGTGTGGTATTGAGCATCAAACGACAGTCCCATATACGCCCCAACAAAATGGTATGTCAGAGAGAATGAACAGAACAATTATAGAGAAAACTAGATGTCTACTAATTGATGACAGTTTAACAAAACAGTTCTGGGCTGAAGCTGCAAATACTGCAGTGTATTTAATAAATCGTACTCCTTGCAAATCATTGAATGATGTCAGTCCTGAAGAGGTATGGTCTGGAagaaaaccaaatttaaaaCATCTAAAAGTGTTTGGATGTAAAGCTGTGATACATATTCCGAAAGAGAAAAGAAAAAAGCTTGATGCTAAGGCAAAAGAAAGCATTTTTGTTGGATATTGTACTCATTCAAGAACTTATCGTTTTTATGATGTAAATCGGAACAAAGTCGAATTAAGTAGAGatgctaaattttttgaagacaaGTTCTATTCTGAAAAGCCTAGTgatgattcaaaattttatatatttcctgGATGTGATTCAGTGGGGGATGTAGATGTTCAAATGGAGCCTATAGAATTAAGTTCTGATGAAACAATtacaaattctgaagatatgTCAATCATTGTAGAAGAGAGTAACTCAGAAgaagaacaatatttttcagaaactgATGACACATCATTGAGAGGATTAGAAGATCAAAGTATTGATTGGGCATCTGGACCATCGATGAGAAGAATCACATCTCCAGAAAATACAAGGAAGTCATCGAGAGTTCCAAAACAAGTACAAAGGTTTGGTTTTAATGTGATTCAAGTTGATGAAGAACCCAAAACAATGAAACAGGCACTAGAAAGTcctaataaacaaaaatggcAACAGGCAATGAATGAAGAACTAAATGCATTAATAGAAAATGGAACGTGGGAGATTGTAAAATTACCAAAAGGCAAAAACCTATTGATAGCAAATGGTGTTATAAAATCAAAAGGAATTCAGAAGGTGAGATTGAACGTTATAAAGCTAGATTAGTCATTAAAGGTTATTCTCAACGTTATGGAATCGACTACGAGGAAACTTTTTTACCTGTGGTTAGATATTCTTCAATCAGATTACTTTTAAGTCTGGCTGTTCAACATGATTTGGATATCGATCAAATGGACGTAGTAACAgcatttttacaaaatgaattagatgaggaaatttatatgaatattcCAGAaggtttaaattaaaacaaagatTTGGTATGTAAACTTCAAAAGTCATTATATGGTCTCAAACAAGCAAGTAGAGTATGGAACAAAAAGTTAGaccaaactttaaaaaatataggacTATTCCAATCCAATACAGAACCTTGtatatattataaagtaaataataatgaaataacatACGTCGCAATTTATGTTGATGATATTTTAATCTTTACAAATAATCCTGAAAGTAAGTCTAATATAAAGAAAAgccttacaaatatttttaaaatgaaagatATCGGAGAAGCAAATTATATTTTGGGGATGAAAATTACAAGAGATCGATTGAACAGAAAATTATGGCTTGACCAAGAACAATATATATctaaggttttaaaaaaatttaatatggaTGATTGTAAACCTATCTCAACTCCCTTAGACATAAATAAAACGGTTACCAAAGAGATGAGCCCACAAACTGAAGAAGAAGTTGAAGAAATGAAAAAGATACCATATCAAGAAGCAATTGGAAGTATTATGTATGCAGCTCAAGTAAGTCGTCCAGATATTTCATTTGCAGTGGCGGCTTTAGCCAGATTTAATAATAACCCTGGTAAGGCACACTAGCAAGCTGTAAAGCGTATCATGAGGTATCTTAAAGGAACTATGAAATACAAACTACAATTTTCTAAGGATGAAAATGAATTCATCGAAGGATTCTCAGATGCAGATTGGGCTGGAGATGTAGATGAAAGAAAATCAACCTCGGGTTATGTTTTTAAGTTTCAATGTGGCTGTATTTCATGGAACTCTAAGAAACAGCAAACAACAGCGTTATCAACAACAGAAGCGGAATATATGGCTTTGGCAGCAGCTGGTCAAGAGGCGTTGTGGTTACAATCTTTGTTTAATGAACTTGGAAGACCATCatcaattgtaataaaatgtgaTAACAAAAGTGCTATAAATTTGTCTCACAACAACACTTATCATGCTCGTTCAAAGCATATTGATATAAGACATCACTTTTTAAGAGAActagttaataataaaaagatcaTTATTAACTATCTCAATACCGAGAATATGGCAGCAGACATCTTAACAAAATCCCTATCAAGTGTGAAGCATTTTCATTGCTGTGACCTGATGAATCTTGGCGTTCATTCTAGTGGGGGTGTTGAAGAATGAGAATGAACTTTGTTAATATTAtaacttgttttatatattgtaaattGAATCAATATAG
This genomic window contains:
- the siz gene encoding IQ motif and SEC7 domain-containing protein 1 isoform X3 is translated as MIICISGFIIGESFPQKPIERSGSAQYGIAGIPGSNTSGSESGGYVYLQQHYVPSSASTNSTNSIPYQTDNQPSVVFQQHPQHYASCHQQQQQQHQLPINFHTGGIHYAHHINTHDHGYHKNHHHHIHGHHQHHYHHGGAVVIAGSGVGTGIGSGGTSPSSMHQQNTNKKNTIRNGSEVMKRSRTQSAYELSQDLLEKQIELLERKYGGVRARNAAITIQRAFRHYMMVKKFASITAMAKAEKRLSRRTMVVGGTGVDETAAANASMSSAYGSNAESQLEPNQSVQGGQQQQMQPRVTIMPGPPGGVGHQSLASGSRTPPTRSLSMRERRHVDGGTIPRSQSGASNTSASNSVSAGVTGSSHPHVNLLHTADPHYYAAHSLSGAQMAAYCGSYQSVQHDGSFASSANSSHLDSSLNVSWVNASGTSPHTPYYSAAQIYMRPRGSSTSSQDRKKVPPEVPKRTSSITAQQHAQHLAAQQQQHQMHQQMMVMRQTPPPPSLIRSNGLCKSAENGSLTSVQSSGSDSSATSVERNAISDLGSDRSNSPNTWKRGTNLNSSQQFVHTSDPAFAHAQNSAAIAALVSGVVPSEDHAISSHTSAAQYEHHEQHEHQQIIAATTQTPPNYKVSETIRKRQYRVGLNLFNKKPEKGITYLIRRGFLENTPQGVARFLITRKGLSRQMIGEYLGNLQNQFNMAVLNCFAMELDLSGMQVDVALRKFQAYFRMPGEAQKIERLMEIFSQRFCQCNQDIVGRLRSSDTIFVLAFAIIMLNTDLHTPNLKPERRMRVEDFIKNLRGIDDCHDIDKDMLGGIYERVKANEFKPGSDHVTQVMKVQATIVGKKPNLALPHRRLVCYCRLYEIPDINKKERPGVHQREVFLFNDLLVITKIFSKKKSSVTYTFRNSFPLCGMVVTLLDVPNYPFCIQLSQKVDGKILVTFNARNEHDRCKFAEDLKESICEMDEMESLRIEAELERQKSARTRATGNSENRDSGVADVEVCPCPYQTPQTNEPAQNSAENTQQLKRSALSNSLLDIHEQFGGDKPQRRGSVGSLDSGMSISFQSTTTSNASRENAAVIAAAANAAAAKMRLGPTAAAPAGGLYIAPGVQGYNQIAYVQQQQQPHPHIVQQQQQHQIQQTQQQHQQSQTPATGRIPPGRERKLSRSEENRSTEV